In Ananas comosus cultivar F153 linkage group 10, ASM154086v1, whole genome shotgun sequence, the sequence cccctctctctccccctctttttctccttcccccccggctccctctctctccctcgcgCGTGCGCACACGCGTGAGCACGGGAGCTGGCGTGGGGGCGGGCTCCGGCGCTGTCGCAGGCGCGAGTCGAGGGTCGGAGGCGCGGGGCGAGCGCGGGGGCGAGCGCGGGGGTGGAGCGTAAGCGGGAGCGGGCGTGGGGGCGGGCGCGACACGGCGAGACGCGGGCTCTTCGCGGAGCCGGAAAAAAAAGCGGCTCACAGCCGTGGTTTTCACGAGGTCCCTTCGGCCTCGTGTACcacatgagagggaggtccacggtggacctccttatatgtatagagagaattgagttagaatactatcgatagcaaacgagctccgttgccaccaatttgttttcgatgatagagcctccaaatcgacgatcggcactgttgaacatgatctataccacttgaagtgtttagaaatcaaatttcatacattttcgatattgttctcttatccatcgagtgaacacaaaaatgaacggctgaaactgaatattctttaaaaaatgattataGGAGTCGtgcaatcaagatcaagagtatagatcttgttttaaatagtttaaaaaattttcaaataaaaattcaattgatttggatatctttacgccgttaaacgagaaaacgtctcatatcaaccattaaaattacaaaatttataatccTTTGACCATTAGGctaatgatgccgaaaaatttaaaatttgatttttaaatacttcaagtggtNAGGGAGAAGTACCCAGATAGAATCCCTGTAAGGGTTTtaatttttcctttgttttgatCTGCCCTAGGGTTTGTTTCTTGATTACATTGTTGTTCATGTTTGCTGTTATTGCAGTGAAATGTTTAGTTCTTGATTAATCAGAAGAAGAAATAAATCGGTTGCGGCGAGCTTCGCCGGCGCCCGTCCGTGGTCGGATACCGGCGATGGTGGCGGCGCAGCTGCTGCTCCGACAGGGCAAGCCCAAGGACGAGAGCCTCGATCTCTTCTCCGCGATCCGGTGGAGCGAATCGCCGACGATCTCCCCCGCCGTTGCCGGTAACCGGAAATAAATTTTCCCCTCCCCCattgatttcttcttttttttttagggatttttatttatttatttattttatttgacagAGGAGGGAGTGTTGGGGAGAAGCAGTGGAGTGGAGGATGATGATCTGTTCTATGTGTACGTTGGAAAGAGCAATTACGATTGGTAATCAATAAACCACTTtaatttcctttttgtttttcccttttttatttttaatgttacattttctctccttttttttggtttaaaaattaGCTACACTGTGAAGATTTTAAATTAACTTCAATTTTGGTTATATTTCAATATCAAATCAATTTTGAACCGAGTTGTGCTCTGTTCCATATAGAAtgaaatggatgaaccaaagaGGGGTAAtgttcttaattaattaattttccctctaatttttttttaccaaaaaaattatttaaaaaattactcaatttcacttccaattttttttacatcaacCGGGCTACTTACACCCCCTGGTACTCCTCTCTTTTCCTCGTGCAATGGAGTTGAACACCAACCATCTTCAGCTTCTGCAAAAAGCACTTCAGGAGTTAGATCAGCTTCAGCTACAAAGCCTTCAAGAGTatactcacttttttttttttttttttctatgagtGCTTAAAAAATATCAGTAAGTAATAGTTAGATATTTGACAAACAAAAACTATACAAAtaatgaaagttaaaaaatttttgttatGTTTTACGTATTTGTTTCTGAGTACATTTTTGTAGTTATTTGTAGCTGGCGCGGGGGCGGGCTCTGGCACTGGCGCGGGCGCGAGCCGAGGGCTGGAGGCGTGGAGCGAAGGCGGGCGAGGGACCTAGTCCTCTGtctgtctctctctttttcccctcttttctagctctttttttttttctttctttttttcgctATGGTccatgtacaaaaaaaaataaaattttaaatttaattttataactaattttaagTTGGGCCCGGCTCCGACTGCGGCGTCCTTCGGCGGGGTCGGCTCCTCCGCGGCGGCGGGGGTGCCATACTCGACGGCGCTGGAGAGGAGGAACCCGGCGGGGGAGGGGTGACGCGGGATAATCGGGGTGCGAGGAGTTGCCGCAGCCGTGGCACGGCTGGGCGCCGACGATCTGCGGGCAGAAGAGCGGGGCGGAGGCGGGTTCCGgccagtatttttttttatcttactttttctttttttctttataatcaaatctaattattttctcttattataaaaattttaaaatatataatattttctatataattttttaaaaataatttagattatctatacatatattaaatggGGGATGGAAGGTtccctaaattttataattttacaattaaaaaatttaaaattgtaggtttcaaatattatattttaaattttataaccttctcctctctctttcactcgctctctctctctatctaaatttaaagttaaatgtttaaaatttaaaagtttttattatttaaaatgtgttggcggccgaaagtcccgacccttAACCCggtcaagcgattcggccgatgagggatcgaaatCAGCCAGGTTCGAAGACCTCCACAGTAAATTCACTTCGgcgggatgagccgaatgaggagggggaagcccagaattcgatTGAGGGATGAGCTGAATGACTAAACAACTCGAGATCTGATCGgcaagaagagccgaaaatgactttctattgaatagaacatggaagtgatgcccgtagggcagataGACTCCGAGTATGCTAAGTTACGAGAACTACTCCTATaaaaaagcggtaaatgcaggaaagaaagacgcaagaaaataaaagtggtcttttgtgcgcaggggcgaagactcTTTTTCAGGGTGCTGTATCCCTATTTATAAAGTTCCCCTTGCGTTCAGTTATTGTCActgcacgatcggccactatctccggatttggaggaccaccttcggccgattggaactgctcataaccgcttgcggttgtTACAACTTTTTGAATAGACGCGGCTCATATCTTCTGGCGCGTCTTATATACTCCCGGTCCACCGTTTTGACCTGGATCACGGATGTAGTCCCGGCTTGCCAGTTGTCCGCGCCGAATTAGcctaacaaaatgtaaaacgAGTTATTCGATACATATAAAtctttagaatttagaaaaattcGGATTCAACAAAACTCtatataaaatcatatattcaaaatatacaaactgaattaagataaaatgtattttctaaaatttaaattttcaaattataaatttcaaatttcaggattttaacaaaagaaagttagaaagttaaatttcaaataaattacataaattttttgcCGCAAAGTGCGGGCCTACACTAGTTACATATAATTCCCCAATGCTTGTCCTATGACTCCTTTCTGGTTGTAATCATACAACTATTTCTAGTAAGGACCACATTTTCTCGGATAATCAATCGTATCATTTTCTTTATTacgttaaaatttaaaattagtttctaaattttagGGGACAAGATCACAACTTTTGGATTAAGGATTGTACTCCTACAACTCTATTCTAGCCGTAGACAtagcattttttatataattctaatagAGAAATGCGACAACTTTATCAATCACGTAATTGCTTCTCTACTTCTCCACTactcttatcattttttttcttgttttttgttattaaaatcaaaaattagttttttaaaaccTAAGGGATTGAATTAAAAACCCCTAGATTAATTAAAGTTTGCAATCTTACGGCAGCAATATTTAAAGACCGCTTTTTCTTCATtagtcttattaatttttttttgctttttgtttttttttgtaaacttagCGTTTTTTCTAACTTCAACAGAGAGAAATGCTACTACACCCAAACTTAAGATTTGtgaatacttttaaaataatgCAGAGGGCATTGTCATTCCACTTTCCAGGCTTTCGAGTTATTTAATACGTACATCACATAGTACCATACCGTCTTCTTCTTTGTTTCTCGATCCCCGGATAGGACTTGCAGCGCGCCCCCTGATCAGCTAGCCTCCTTTCCTCTTTCAATTAaacctactactactactattattattattattattattattgttattgttatggCCGCCAACATTGCCGCAGCAGCACCGCCGCCCTACTACTACCGCAGTACGTCTGCTCttcctcaaaaatccaaatggTGCGGCGCCCGAGGCAACGGTACTAGGGCGGCAATCACCAGCAGGCACAAGTACGTGACGTTGTGCGTGGCAACGCGGCCGGGCAGATCAGCGCCGGCGGAATTCGACCTCGAGGAGTACATGTCGTGCAAGGCCCGGCGCGTGAACGAGGCCTTGGACAGGGCCGTCCCGCTGCGCCACCCGGAGAAGATCCACGAGTCCATGCGCTACTCCCTCCTGGCCGGCGGCAAGCGCGTCCGCCCCGTCCTCGCCATCGCCGCCTGCGAGCTCGTGGGCGGCACCGAGGACGCCGCCATGCCCGCGGCCTGCGCCGCCGAGATGATCCACACCATGTCGCTCATCCACGACGACCTCCCCTGCATGGACGACGACCGCCTCCGCCGGGGCAAGCCCACCAACCACGTCGCGTTCGGCGAGGACACCGCCGTCCTCGCGGGCGACGCgctcctcgccctcgccttcgAGCACGTCGCCAGGAGCCGGCCCCCCGCCCTCGCCCCCGACCGCCTGCTTCGGGTTCTCTCCGAGCTCGGCTCGGTACgtcaaattaattattaaccTGCATGCCATGCCATGCCATGCGATGCGgactctatctatctatctatctagaCGCTCGATCCTGCTTAACTAACAAATCTCGAACTTAATTGACTTGCAAATTCGaggctgaaaattaaaattagaactCGCCCGTCAACGTACGTCGAGAGACTATAGCTAgctagcttatatatatatatatagggcctCCTCCAACTCGAtcgactatatatatttatatatataacaatttaaTTACACTCCCGATCGAAGAATTAATTAGTAGCTAGTAAATGCGTacgtaattaattaattgcttgATTGATTGACAGGCGGTGGGCTCCGAGGGGCTGGTGGCGGGACAGATCGTGGACATCGCGAGCGAGGGCAAGTCCATCGACCTGCGCGAGCTCGAATACATCCACGTGCACAAGACGGCGAGGCTGCTGGAGGCGGCGGCCGTGTGCGGGGCCATCGTCGGGGGAGCGGAGGACGGCGCCGTGGAGAGCGTCCGCAAGTACGCGCGCTGCGTGGGGCTGCTGTTTCAGGTGGTGGACGACATACTCGACGTCACTAAGACGTCCGAGGAGCTCGGGAAGACGGCGGGGAAGGACCTGGCGGCCGACAAGGCCACCTACCCCAAGCTCATGGGGCTCGGCAGGGCGCGCCAGTTCGCCGCAGAGCTCGTGGGAAAGGCCGAGGAGGAGCTCGCCGGATTCGACGCCCGCAAGGCGGCGCCGCTCTACCATCTCGCGCACTTCATCGCCGACCGccagaattaaaaatttacatggACCGATCGATATCTGCATCTCACTGATTACTTACTAATTAATCagtgaattaattaaattagtgcAGCTGCTTATTTACTTGTAATAATTCTGTAGTaattactatataatttatgtaCGTACAATTTTAATCATCGTCGAAATTTGTTGAAGGGGATAAATACTAGtgtcctttttttaaaaaatctacaaataactgatatttttctttatatttgaaaatttttaattttttaaaatcttataaaatttctCTTCTGTTAACATTGTctatcactttttttattttttttcttcttttcattcTCTTTGTCTTCATTAATTCTGTAGTATTTCATTAATTCTGTATATACTacatttatagaaataataattcttGAGTCCCCTCTGGAGCCTCCCCGCGTTTGGCGGAGGGCTACGGCAGgactcctattttttttttcggctctctctctctctctctctctctctatgcgcGCGCGGCTCtgtctctctcactctctcttcccctctctccctctcacccacCCCCAGGCCCCCCCAGctccccacctctctctctctctctctctctctctctctctctcgtgcggTGCGACTCGCGCCGGCGGGTGCACGCGCCCAAGGCCCTGCGCGCGACCGCGCCCGGCGGGTgcgcagagagagagaagagctctctctctccccctacCCTTTACCTCTCCCTTCCACACAACACCCCCCCCCCCCGGCCaggtctctccctctctctcccgccccccctcttcccctcttttcctcttccctcccCCCCCCAcgactctctcctctctctctccagagCGGGCGCGCGGCGCGGCGGGCCAGGCGCGGCGGGCGCGACGCGCGCGGCTCAAGCGCCAGCGGGGCGGGCGCGGGCTAAGGCGCCAGCGCGCCGCGGGCGAGCGGGCGCGGGCTCAGGCCCCggctcgtctctctctctcgtcctcctctcccc encodes:
- the LOC109716180 gene encoding geranylgeranyl pyrophosphate synthase 7, chloroplastic-like, with the protein product MAANIAAAAPPPYYYRSTSALPQKSKWCGARGNGTRAAITSRHKYVTLCVATRPGRSAPAEFDLEEYMSCKARRVNEALDRAVPLRHPEKIHESMRYSLLAGGKRVRPVLAIAACELVGGTEDAAMPAACAAEMIHTMSLIHDDLPCMDDDRLRRGKPTNHVAFGEDTAVLAGDALLALAFEHVARSRPPALAPDRLLRVLSELGSAVGSEGLVAGQIVDIASEGKSIDLRELEYIHVHKTARLLEAAAVCGAIVGGAEDGAVESVRKYARCVGLLFQVVDDILDVTKTSEELGKTAGKDLAADKATYPKLMGLGRARQFAAELVGKAEEELAGFDARKAAPLYHLAHFIADRQN